The following proteins come from a genomic window of Salvia hispanica cultivar TCC Black 2014 chromosome 4, UniMelb_Shisp_WGS_1.0, whole genome shotgun sequence:
- the LOC125222384 gene encoding homeobox-leucine zipper protein ATHB-12-like translates to MSINIKKTSKNSRRKRFSDDQIKSLETTFETEARPELHLKQHLASQLGLQPRQIAIWFQNKRARSKSKQIEQEYSVLKSNYDDLALQFDALRKENQALLTQVQKLRKMADNKDCEENEKNQIKLGATEIPRLLLDIKGNELCMPSCEELNGRVDYLEEEADVLNIAQIAESSLASPENGCSFESCNFLDNTGGNAQWWDF, encoded by the exons ATGTCTATCAATATTAAGAAGACCTCCAAAAACTCCAGGAGAAAAAGATTTAGCGATGACCAAATCAAGTCACTGGAGACCACCTTCGAGACCGAGGCTAGACCGGAGCTACACCTCAAGCAACACCTAGCTAGCCAGCTTGGCCTGCAGCCGCGACAAATTGCCATATGGTTCCAGAACAAGAGGGCTAGATCAAAGTCCAAGCAAATCGAGCAGGAATACAGCGTGCTCAAGTCCAACTACGACGACTTAGCTCTACAGTTTGACGCATTGAGGAAAGAGAATCAAGCATTGCTTACCCAG GTGCAGAAACTCAGAAAGATGGCGGATAACAAAGATTGCGAGGAGAATGAAaagaatcaaatcaaattaggAGCTACTGAGATCCCGAGATTGCTACTAGACATTAAAGGAAATGAGCTATGCATGCCATCCTGCGAGGAACTGAACGGGAGAGTAGATTACCTGGAGGAGGAGGCAGACGTTCTGAATATAGCTCAGATTGCTGAAAGTTCCTTAGCATCACCTGAAAATGGATGTAGCTTTGAGTCTTGTAATTTTCTTGATAATACTGGCGGTAATGCACAGTGGTGGGACTTCTAG